From Cognatishimia activa, one genomic window encodes:
- a CDS encoding MurR/RpiR family transcriptional regulator, whose protein sequence is MNYTTVPNAALNALSQGLDEMTPQVRKAARYVMEHPEDIGFSTVREVAEAADVKPNTMVRMARQAGFDGFDDFREQFRDAIRSGEASFSDRARWLQGIQKGGAMGELFADMAERALKNIEKTFASTSEEQLQAAAEAIWNSRKVYTLGVGVNHANAHNFTYLASTGMTDFHTIPRPGSTSVDDLAWADEQDVLIAITCSPYRTEVVQAVQFAKEQGIKIVALSDSPASPIIRAADHGFLVSTETPQFFPSSAATIALLETLLSFVVAHSSEEVVGRVEKYHNRRHQLGLYQEDQN, encoded by the coding sequence TTGAATTATACAACTGTACCAAACGCAGCATTAAATGCCCTGTCTCAAGGGTTGGATGAGATGACACCACAAGTGCGCAAGGCCGCGCGCTATGTCATGGAACATCCCGAGGATATCGGGTTCTCTACTGTGCGAGAGGTTGCAGAGGCCGCAGATGTAAAACCCAACACAATGGTACGTATGGCCCGTCAGGCCGGATTTGATGGGTTTGACGATTTCCGCGAGCAATTCCGCGATGCAATTCGATCCGGTGAAGCCTCGTTTTCGGACCGCGCACGCTGGCTGCAAGGCATCCAAAAGGGCGGTGCGATGGGCGAGCTTTTTGCCGACATGGCAGAGCGCGCCTTGAAGAACATCGAAAAGACCTTTGCCTCGACCAGTGAAGAACAGTTGCAGGCGGCGGCCGAAGCCATCTGGAATTCACGCAAAGTCTACACTTTGGGCGTCGGCGTGAATCATGCCAACGCGCATAATTTCACGTACCTCGCCTCAACCGGAATGACCGATTTCCACACAATTCCGCGCCCGGGGTCGACCAGCGTAGATGATCTTGCATGGGCGGATGAGCAGGACGTGTTGATCGCGATTACCTGCTCACCTTACCGAACCGAGGTTGTGCAGGCTGTTCAGTTCGCAAAGGAGCAGGGCATCAAAATTGTCGCCCTTTCAGATTCACCCGCGTCACCGATCATTCGGGCTGCAGATCACGGGTTTCTGGTGTCCACGGAAACCCCTCAATTTTTCCCATCGTCCGCCGCAACGATCGCACTGCTTGAAACTCTGCTGAGTTTTGTCGTCGCGCACTCTTCTGAGGAAGTCGTCGGCAGGGTCGAAAAATATCACAATCGTCGCCATCAGCTTGGACTGTATCAGGAGGATCAGAATTGA
- a CDS encoding FAD-dependent oxidoreductase — translation MSKKELPARAKVVIVGGGVMGCGLAYHLGHEGWGEETVLLEKAELTSGSTWHAAGQITHSTSSYGLGKMVDYNIGLYSKGLEEETGQAVTWHGCGSFRLAYTEDEMDWLRHTLSVGRALGFNIDLVGPDFIAEKHPYYNLEGVIGALYTPDDGHVDPSNVTMAMATGARQKGVQIFRHCQATNITQNDAGEWVVETQQGTIICEHVVNAGGTYARQMGEWSDLQLPMTSMTHHYFVTEDVPEFQNLEKELPVIRDDKMVSGYIRMEQKKGLIGIYEKENSNSVWHDECPWEYENWLFEADYDRVMPWLENSLERMPIFAELGITREVHGAISHPPDGNPMVGPAPGVKNYWCCCGTQIGIGWGPGLTRELAKWMVQGSADISMRDYDPRRFGAYAKKDWQVIKAHEDYKLRHEIPFPHYNRLEGRPIKPSPLYEILKDKGAVYEEVYGFERPRWFATNGVEQRDHYSFRRNVVHDQVGAEVKAVRESVGIMDVTAFTKVEVSGPDAYALLDRLTANKMPQKNGSITLTHMLNRRGRIELETTIVRMADDRYYLVCAAFFEQRLLDHLTHNRADEDATIRPLSAGWSALSLNGPKSRDVLAQCTDADLSNAGFRWLSAQEITVAGHKVWAFRMSYAGELGWEFHMPDDACVDVYTALWNAGEAHGIVNYGSFAMNAMRMEKAFPGAGELTNEVTLPEANVGRFYKLDKDYLGVVETKASAKEMEAGKSPWVCAYLEIEPDGIEDGHGGEAVKVNGEVVGATASVAYGHTVGKILAFAYIKPHAAAAGTEVEVIVAGEPRKGRILAEAAYDPMSERPRVDAPAAVPA, via the coding sequence ATGTCCAAAAAAGAACTGCCCGCACGCGCAAAAGTCGTCATTGTCGGCGGCGGCGTCATGGGCTGTGGCCTGGCCTATCACCTAGGCCACGAAGGCTGGGGTGAAGAAACTGTGCTTCTGGAGAAAGCTGAACTGACCAGCGGCTCAACATGGCACGCAGCAGGTCAGATCACCCACTCCACCAGTTCTTATGGCCTTGGCAAAATGGTCGACTACAATATCGGCCTGTATTCCAAGGGGCTAGAAGAAGAGACCGGCCAGGCGGTGACGTGGCACGGCTGTGGTTCCTTCCGGCTGGCTTATACCGAAGACGAGATGGATTGGCTGCGCCACACGCTCTCAGTCGGCCGTGCGTTGGGTTTCAACATCGATTTGGTTGGTCCTGACTTCATCGCTGAAAAGCACCCATACTATAATCTCGAGGGCGTCATTGGTGCGCTTTACACGCCGGATGATGGTCACGTCGATCCGTCTAATGTGACAATGGCCATGGCTACGGGTGCGCGCCAAAAAGGCGTGCAGATCTTCCGCCATTGCCAAGCCACGAACATCACGCAGAACGATGCGGGCGAGTGGGTCGTTGAAACCCAGCAAGGCACCATCATCTGTGAACACGTAGTTAACGCGGGCGGCACCTATGCCCGTCAGATGGGCGAATGGTCTGACCTTCAGCTGCCAATGACGTCGATGACGCACCACTATTTCGTCACCGAAGATGTGCCAGAGTTCCAAAACCTCGAAAAAGAACTGCCTGTCATTCGTGATGACAAAATGGTCTCCGGCTACATCCGCATGGAGCAGAAGAAGGGTCTGATCGGGATTTACGAGAAAGAGAATTCCAACTCAGTCTGGCATGATGAATGCCCTTGGGAATACGAGAACTGGCTGTTCGAAGCGGATTATGACCGCGTCATGCCGTGGCTTGAGAACTCTCTGGAACGCATGCCTATTTTTGCTGAACTCGGCATCACCCGTGAAGTGCACGGCGCGATTTCCCATCCGCCAGATGGCAATCCAATGGTTGGCCCGGCACCAGGCGTTAAAAACTACTGGTGCTGCTGTGGTACGCAGATCGGCATCGGCTGGGGTCCTGGCCTGACTCGCGAGCTGGCTAAGTGGATGGTGCAAGGGTCTGCTGACATTTCGATGCGCGACTACGATCCACGTCGCTTCGGTGCCTATGCCAAGAAAGACTGGCAGGTCATCAAGGCACACGAAGACTACAAGCTGCGCCACGAGATCCCCTTCCCGCACTACAACCGGCTGGAAGGTCGCCCGATCAAACCGTCGCCGCTCTATGAGATCCTGAAGGACAAAGGTGCGGTCTATGAGGAGGTCTATGGCTTTGAACGCCCCCGCTGGTTTGCCACCAACGGCGTAGAGCAGCGCGACCACTACAGCTTCCGTCGCAATGTTGTGCATGACCAAGTCGGCGCCGAAGTTAAAGCCGTCCGTGAAAGCGTTGGCATCATGGATGTGACCGCCTTTACCAAAGTCGAAGTATCTGGCCCGGACGCTTACGCGCTGCTTGATCGTCTGACCGCCAATAAGATGCCGCAAAAAAACGGGTCTATCACGCTGACCCATATGCTGAACCGTCGGGGTCGAATCGAACTGGAAACCACCATCGTACGCATGGCGGATGACCGGTACTACCTTGTTTGTGCCGCCTTTTTTGAGCAACGCCTGCTCGATCACCTGACTCACAATCGTGCAGATGAGGACGCCACCATAAGGCCTCTTTCTGCTGGCTGGTCAGCGCTGTCCTTGAACGGACCGAAATCTCGCGATGTTCTGGCGCAATGCACAGATGCAGACCTCTCGAATGCTGGGTTCCGTTGGCTGAGTGCGCAGGAAATCACTGTTGCGGGTCACAAGGTCTGGGCCTTCCGCATGTCTTATGCAGGTGAACTTGGCTGGGAGTTCCACATGCCGGACGATGCCTGCGTAGATGTCTACACAGCGCTTTGGAACGCAGGTGAAGCCCATGGCATCGTCAACTACGGTTCCTTCGCGATGAACGCCATGCGGATGGAAAAAGCCTTCCCGGGTGCAGGCGAGCTGACCAATGAAGTCACGCTGCCCGAAGCAAATGTTGGCCGTTTCTATAAGCTCGACAAGGACTACCTCGGCGTGGTGGAAACCAAAGCCTCTGCGAAAGAAATGGAAGCCGGTAAATCGCCATGGGTCTGCGCTTATCTGGAAATTGAGCCGGATGGCATTGAAGACGGGCACGGTGGCGAAGCTGTGAAGGTCAATGGCGAGGTTGTCGGGGCAACCGCGTCTGTGGCTTACGGGCATACGGTCGGCAAAATTCTGGCCTTTGCCTACATCAAGCCACACGCTGCAGCGGCGGGCACCGAAGTTGAAGTCATTGTTGCCGGTGAACCGCGCAAAGGCCGCATCCTTGCCGAAGCTGCCTATGACCCGATGTCCGAGCGACCACGCGTTGACGCACCCGCGGCGGTGCCTGCATGA
- a CDS encoding alcohol dehydrogenase family protein → MSAVPSTMKAMLLTGHGGLDRLVYSDVETPRPEKGEVLIKVGACGLNNTDINTRTAWYSKANDTALGEGAKEGFAETDDADSTWGAGAITFPRIQGADAVGEIVAVGAGVSDARIGERVMVDPWLLGHGDWQNPVNSGYFGSECDGGFAQFTKVREASAIKVTSELSDVELATFACAYTTAENLVQRTAPRPGETVVITGASGGVGSAAIQLCRLRGCKVIAVASVSKADVLLDLGAAHVIERSTENLEAEIRHVAGGPVDIALDVVGGDRFMPLINALRQGGRYSTSGCIGGQFAQFDLRQLVYKDLQLTGATICPPGTMHRVVGMIETGVLKPLLAAIYKLEDLAEAQEAFIRKSHLGNIVVTPCDTSVGTHEGTPT, encoded by the coding sequence ATGAGCGCCGTTCCAAGCACCATGAAAGCTATGCTCCTGACGGGGCATGGTGGCTTGGACAGGTTGGTTTACAGCGACGTCGAAACACCCCGGCCTGAAAAGGGCGAGGTTCTGATCAAAGTTGGGGCCTGCGGCCTCAACAACACCGATATCAACACCCGCACCGCTTGGTACTCCAAAGCCAATGACACGGCTTTGGGCGAAGGCGCGAAAGAGGGATTTGCCGAAACCGATGATGCTGACAGCACATGGGGTGCGGGTGCAATCACCTTCCCGCGCATTCAGGGCGCAGACGCAGTTGGCGAAATCGTTGCCGTCGGCGCTGGCGTCTCTGATGCCCGCATCGGAGAGCGCGTGATGGTGGACCCATGGCTCCTGGGTCATGGAGATTGGCAAAACCCCGTAAACTCGGGCTATTTCGGTTCTGAATGCGATGGCGGCTTTGCGCAGTTCACCAAGGTGCGCGAGGCCAGTGCGATCAAGGTCACATCGGAACTTTCCGATGTTGAGCTGGCCACATTTGCCTGTGCTTATACAACAGCTGAAAATCTCGTTCAGCGAACTGCGCCCCGTCCCGGAGAGACCGTCGTCATCACCGGTGCGTCTGGCGGCGTGGGGTCTGCCGCAATTCAGCTGTGCCGCCTGCGCGGTTGCAAGGTGATTGCTGTCGCAAGCGTATCCAAAGCGGATGTGTTGCTGGACCTTGGCGCTGCGCATGTCATTGAACGCAGCACAGAAAATTTGGAAGCAGAAATCCGACACGTTGCAGGTGGACCTGTTGATATTGCCTTGGATGTCGTAGGTGGCGATCGGTTCATGCCTCTGATCAATGCGCTACGACAGGGCGGGCGATATTCGACCTCAGGCTGCATCGGCGGGCAATTTGCCCAGTTCGATCTGCGCCAATTGGTTTACAAGGATCTACAACTTACCGGAGCCACAATCTGCCCGCCGGGTACGATGCACCGTGTGGTTGGAATGATCGAAACCGGCGTCCTGAAGCCGCTTTTAGCAGCAATCTACAAATTGGAAGACCTGGCGGAAGCACAAGAAGCCTTCATCCGTAAATCGCATCTTGGCAACATCGTGGTGACGCCATGTGATACGTCCGTCGGGACCCACGAAGGAACCCCTACATGA
- a CDS encoding mandelate racemase/muconate lactonizing enzyme family protein, giving the protein MKIIRIMVYQLDMPLSEPYYLSGGRLKFEKLDSTFVRIDTDAGISGWGEGCPWGHTYLPAHGPGIRAGIETLAPFLIGEDPRSLNHINRVMDVQLPGHPYVKSPIDMACWDILGQASGMPLWQLMGGHEAAAVLVNSSISTGSPEEMIARIEKAAAKGYTVHSAKVGGTDIGLDIARIDAISAALPEGHKVTFDVNRAWQPAVAIEVLNSTSARDWVEQPCETLDQCAHVATRVSNPIMLDECMHTFSDHLEAWKRGACEGVKVKPNRVGGLTKALQIRDFGVSVGWQMHIEDLGGSALADTAAIHLAASTPEANRLASWLCHYHLSVDPVPGQGARNDQGVAVPPSLSGLGVAPDPDQFGPAVATYETRA; this is encoded by the coding sequence ATGAAGATCATTCGCATCATGGTCTATCAATTGGATATGCCTTTATCGGAACCCTACTACCTCTCTGGAGGTCGCCTGAAGTTCGAGAAACTCGACAGCACCTTTGTGCGCATCGACACTGATGCAGGCATCTCCGGTTGGGGCGAAGGGTGTCCATGGGGGCACACCTATCTGCCCGCGCACGGTCCCGGTATCCGCGCCGGGATCGAAACATTGGCCCCATTCCTCATTGGAGAAGATCCGCGCAGCCTTAATCACATCAACCGTGTGATGGATGTGCAGCTGCCGGGTCATCCATATGTAAAATCTCCCATCGACATGGCCTGTTGGGATATTCTTGGGCAAGCGTCCGGCATGCCGCTGTGGCAACTGATGGGTGGCCATGAAGCCGCGGCTGTTTTGGTCAATTCTTCCATTTCAACGGGCTCACCAGAGGAAATGATCGCGCGGATCGAAAAGGCCGCAGCCAAAGGTTACACGGTGCATTCCGCCAAGGTTGGCGGCACCGATATCGGATTAGATATTGCGCGAATAGATGCCATATCGGCGGCGCTTCCTGAGGGCCACAAAGTCACGTTTGACGTAAACCGCGCTTGGCAACCGGCTGTGGCGATCGAGGTTCTTAACAGCACTTCGGCCCGCGATTGGGTCGAGCAACCCTGTGAAACACTGGACCAATGCGCCCATGTCGCGACCCGGGTTTCAAACCCGATCATGCTGGATGAGTGTATGCACACGTTCTCGGATCACCTCGAGGCGTGGAAGCGTGGTGCCTGTGAAGGTGTGAAGGTCAAGCCAAACCGCGTTGGTGGCCTGACCAAGGCGCTGCAAATCCGTGATTTCGGCGTATCTGTGGGCTGGCAGATGCACATTGAGGATCTCGGTGGTTCTGCTTTGGCGGATACTGCAGCCATCCACCTGGCGGCGTCGACACCGGAGGCCAACCGCCTCGCCAGCTGGCTGTGCCACTACCACCTATCAGTTGATCCGGTCCCGGGCCAAGGTGCGCGAAATGATCAAGGCGTGGCGGTTCCACCCAGCTTGTCAGGGCTGGGCGTGGCGCCGGACCCTGATCAATTTGGACCAGCAGTCGCAACGTACGAAACACGCGCTTGA
- a CDS encoding mandelate racemase/muconate lactonizing enzyme family protein, with product MKITRITAWEVPLTSHETYYMADGKTCDTTLSVILRLDTDTGLSGWGEVCPIPHYLPAYAKGVIPALEEMAPVLISADPVGPEALMERLNKHLIGHDYAKSAVDTALWDLTAQATQLPLYALLGGRAVQDMPLYHSITCVAPDEMARMARDAQDQGMTQFQVKLGADKNWEADVARLTLVREEVGQGPLVYGDWNCGSDALTATRVGRAVAHLDVMLEQPCATIEECAHVRAATGLPMKLDESARDVPSLLAGHRAGCMDAAALKLSKMGGLSNMRRTRDLCLTLGTQMCIEDTWGSDITTAAVLHLAAATPERGIMNTCDLSHYVGPRLDPGVPTRDNGRIAPPDGIGLGITPDLDTLGQAQAIIE from the coding sequence ATGAAAATCACACGTATCACCGCTTGGGAGGTTCCGTTGACCTCCCATGAAACCTACTACATGGCGGACGGCAAAACCTGCGACACCACGCTTTCTGTCATTTTGCGGCTCGACACGGACACAGGCTTGTCCGGCTGGGGCGAAGTTTGCCCCATCCCGCACTATCTGCCTGCTTATGCAAAAGGCGTGATCCCGGCACTGGAAGAGATGGCGCCAGTTCTGATCAGTGCGGACCCAGTGGGGCCAGAAGCGCTGATGGAGCGGCTGAACAAACACCTCATCGGTCATGACTACGCGAAATCAGCCGTTGATACCGCGCTGTGGGATCTGACCGCTCAAGCTACTCAATTGCCACTCTATGCACTGCTTGGCGGACGGGCGGTGCAGGACATGCCGCTTTATCATTCCATCACCTGCGTCGCTCCAGACGAGATGGCCCGCATGGCGCGTGATGCTCAGGATCAAGGCATGACCCAATTCCAGGTGAAGCTTGGCGCAGACAAAAACTGGGAAGCCGACGTGGCGCGCCTGACATTGGTGCGTGAGGAAGTTGGTCAAGGACCACTGGTTTATGGTGATTGGAATTGCGGGTCGGACGCGCTGACAGCGACGCGTGTTGGGCGCGCGGTGGCTCATCTGGATGTGATGCTGGAGCAGCCCTGTGCCACCATTGAAGAATGCGCTCATGTACGCGCCGCTACCGGATTGCCCATGAAACTGGATGAAAGCGCGCGGGATGTCCCTTCCCTGCTCGCTGGTCACCGCGCGGGGTGCATGGACGCAGCCGCACTGAAGCTTTCCAAAATGGGCGGGCTTTCCAATATGCGCCGGACACGAGATCTTTGCCTGACGCTCGGCACTCAGATGTGCATCGAAGACACCTGGGGCAGCGACATCACCACGGCCGCAGTGCTGCATCTGGCTGCAGCGACGCCGGAACGGGGCATTATGAACACCTGCGACCTATCACATTATGTTGGCCCGCGCCTCGATCCGGGGGTGCCGACAAGAGACAACGGGCGCATCGCGCCACCTGACGGCATCGGTCTTGGCATCACACCTGACCTCGACACGCTGGGTCAGGCCCAAGCCATTATTGAATAA